In Vulpes lagopus strain Blue_001 chromosome 1, ASM1834538v1, whole genome shotgun sequence, a genomic segment contains:
- the LOC121493844 gene encoding aminopeptidase B isoform X3 yields the protein MSASTWEKRGPNKFFFQMCQPIPSYLIALAIGDLVSAEVGPRSRVWAEPCLIDAAKEEYNGVIEEFLATGEKLFGPYVWGRYDLLFMPPSFPFGGMENPCLTFVTPCLLAGDRSLADVIIHEISHSWFGNLVTNANWGEFWLNEGFTMYAQRRISTVLFGSAYTCLEAATGRALLQQHMEVTGEEHPLNKLRVKIEPGVDPDDTYNETPYEKGFCFVSYLAHLVGDQDRFDTFLKAYVNEFKFQSILAEDFLEFYLEYFPELKERRVDSIPGLEFDRWLNSPGWPPYLPDLSPGDSLMRPAEELAQQWATEELDMGAIGAVAISTWKTYQLVYFLDKILQRSPLPPGNVKKLAETYPKVSNSQNAELRLRWGQIVLKNDHQEDFWKVKEFLQSQGKQKYTLPLYRAMMGGSREAQALARETFAATAKQLHSNVVNYVQQIVAPAAT from the exons GAGCCGGGTGTGGGCTGAGCCCTGCCTGATTGACGCTGCCAAGGAGGAGTACAACGGAGTGATAGAAGAATTTCTGGCAACAGGAGAAAAACTCTTTGGACCCTACGTCTGGGGAAG ATATGACCTGCTCTTCATGCCGCCATCCTTTCCATTTGGAGGAATGGAGAACCCTTGTCTGACCTTTGTCACCCCCTGCCTGCTAGCAGGGGACCGCTCCTTGGCCGATGTCATCATCCACGAGATCTCCCACAGTTGGTTTGGGAACCTGGTCACCAATGCCAACTGGGGTGAATTCTGGCTCAATGAAGGTTTCACCATGTATGCTCAGAGGAGGATCTCCACTGTCCTCTTTG GCTCTGCCTACACCTGCTTGGAAGCTGCCACGGGGCGGGCCCTGCTTCAGCAGCACATGGAGGTCACTGGCGAGGAACACCCACTCAACAAGCTCCGCGTGAAGATCGAACCAG GTGTCGACCCGGATGATACCTACAACGAGACCCCCTACGAGAAGGGCTTCTGCTTTGTGTCATACCTGGCCCACTTGGTGGGTGATCAGGATCGGTTTGACACTTTTCTCAAG gcctATGTTAATGAATTCAAATTCCAAAGTATCTTAGCTGAGGACTTTCTAGAATTCTACTTGGAATACTTCCCCGAGCTGAAGGAAAGGAGAGTGGATTCCATTCCAG GCCTTGAGTTTGATCGGTGGTTGAATAGCCCTGGCTGGCCCCCCTACCTCCCCGACCTCTCCCCCGGGGACTCCCTCATGAGGCCTGCCGAGGAGCTGGCCCAGCAGTGGGCGACCGAGGAGCTGGACATGGGGGCCATCGGAGCTGTGGCCATCTCCACCTGGAAGACCTACCAGCTGGTTTATTTCCTCGATAAGATCCTCCAGAGATCCCCTCTGCCTCCGG GGAATGTGAAAAAACTGGCAGAGACCTACCCGAAGGTCTCAAACTCCCAGAACGCGGAGCTCCGGCTCCGATGGGGCCAGATCGTCCTTAAGAATGACCACCAGGAGGATTTCTGGAAGGTGAAGGAATTTCTCCAGAGCCAG GGGAAGCAGAAGTATACCCTCCCGCTGTACCGCGCCATGATGGGGGGCAGCCGGGAGGCCCAGGCCCTCGCCAGGGAGACCTTCGCGGCCACTGCCAAGCAGCTCCACAGCAACGTCGTCAACTACGTCCAGCAGATCGTGGCGCCCGCGGCCACGTAG
- the ELF3 gene encoding ETS-related transcription factor Elf-3, which yields MAATCEISNVFSNYFSAMYSSEDPALASAPPAAAFGADDLVLTLSNPQMPPEGSEKASWSGKQPQLWSKAQVLDWISYQVEKNKYDASAIDFSRCDMDGATLCNCAPEELRLVFGPLGDQLYSQLWDLTASFPDELSWIIELLEKDSLAFQESLGPFDQGSPFSQEMLEESRQAGPYFPGSYGPGALSPGSSDVSTAGTATSQSPHSSDSGGSDVDLDPTDSKLFSRDGFPDYKKGDPKHGKRKRGRPRKLSKESRECLEGKKSKHAPRGTHLWEFIRDILIHPELNEGLMKWENRQEGVFKFLRSEAVAQLWGQKKKNSSMTYEKLSRAMRYYYKRGILERVDGRRLVYKFGKNSSGWKEEEAAGSRN from the exons ATGGCTGCAACCTGTGAGATCAGCAACGTCTTTAGCAACTACTTCAGTGCTATGTACAGCTCCGAGGACCCCGCCCTGGCGTCTGCGCCCCCTGCCGCCGCCTTTGGAGCCGATGACCTGGTGCTGACCCTGAGCAACCCCCAGATGCCCCCGGAGGGCTCAG AGAAGGCCAGCTGGTCGGGGAAGCAGCCCCAGCTGTGGTCCAAGGCCCAGGTCCTGGACTGGATCAGCTACCAAGTGGAGAAGAACAAGTACGACGCCAGCGCCATCGACTTCTCGCGGTGCGACATGGACGGGGCCACGCTGTGCAACTGCGCCCCCGAGGAGCTGCGCCTGGTCTTTGGGCCCCTGGGGGACCAGCTGTACTCCCAGCTGTGGGACCTCA CCGCCAGCTTCCCCGACGAGCTCAGCTGGATCATCGAGCTGCTGGAGAAGGACAGCTTGGCCTTCCAGGAGAGCCTGGGCCCCTTCG ACCAGGGCAGCCCCTTCAGCCAGGAGATGCTGGAGGAGAGCCGGCAGGCCGGCCCCTACTTCCCTGGCAGCTACGGCCCCGGCGCCCTCTCCCCGGGCAGCTCCGACGTCTCCACCGCAG GGACTGCCACCTCCCAGAGCCCCCACTCCTCAGACTCCGGTGGAAGTGACGTGGACCTGGATCCCACTGACAGCAAGCTCTTCTCTAGGG ACGGCTTTCCTGACTACAAGAAGGGAGACCCTAAGCACGGGAAGCGGAAACGGGGCCGGCCCCGCAAGCTGAGCAAGGAGTCTCGGGAGTGTCTGGAGGGCAAGAAGAGCAAGCACG CCCCCAGAGGCACCCACCTGTGGGAGTTCATCCGGGACATCCTCATCCACCCAGAGCTCAACGAAGGCCTCATGAAGTGGGAGAACCGGCAAGAAGGTGTTTTCAAGTTCCTGCGATCAGAGGCCGTGGCCCAGCTGTGGggccagaagaagaaaaacagtagCATGACGTACGAGAAGCTGAGCCGAGCCATGAG GTACTACTACAAACGGGGGATCCTGGAGCGGGTGGACGGCCGGCGGCTGGTCTACAAGTTCGGCAAAAACTCCAGCggctggaaggaggaagaggctgCCGGGAGTCGGAACTGA